The genomic DNA TATTTAGATTTGCTATGAGTGAATCCACGATCGAATCCATCCTGCAAGAAAATCGTTTATTTCCGCCGCCAACCGCCTTCGCCGAGCAAGCTCAGATCAAGAGCCTGGAGGAGTACGAGCAGCTCTACGATCGCGCCAAAGCCGATCCCGAAGCGTTTTGGGCAGAGCTGGCAGAACAGGAGCTTGATTGGTTTCAGAAGTGGGACAAGGTGCTGGATTGGCAGCCGCCCTTCGCCAAGTGGTTTGTCAACGGCAAAATCAACATTTCCTATAACTGTCTCGATCGCCACCTGACGACCTCCCGCCGCAACAAAGCCGCCCTGATCTGGGAAGGCGAACCGGGAGACTCGCGCACCTTTACCTATGCCCAGCTTCACCGGGAAGTCTGCCAGTTTGCCAATGTGCTGAAGCAGTTGGGCGTGAAGAAAGGCGACGTGGTGGGCATCTATATGCCGATGATTCCCGAAGCGGCGATCGCCATGCTTGCCTGTGCCCGGATTGGTGCGCCCCATACGGTCGTGTTTGGCGGGTTCAGTGCGGATGCCCTGCGCGATCGATTGAATGACGGGAAAGCGAAGCTAGTGGTGACTGCGGACGGAGGCTGGCGTAAGGATGCGATCGTGCCGCTGAAGGAGCAGGTGGATAAGGCACTGACAAAAGGAGCGGCTCCCAGCGTTGAAAATGTCCTGGTGGTTCAGCGGACAGCGCAGCAGATCCACATGGAACCCGGTCGCGATCACTGGTGGCATGACCTGCGGCAGGGCGTTTCCGCCGATTGTCCCGCCGAGCCGATGGACAGCGAAGATATGCTGTTTATCCTCTACACCTCGGGCAGTACGGGCAAACCGAAGGGCGTGGTGCATACGACGGGCGGCTACAACCTCTACGCCCACATGACGACGAAGTGGATCTTCGATCTGCGCGAAACGGACGTTTACTGGTGTACGGCAGATGTTGGCTGGATCACAGGACACAGCTATATCGTCTACGGTCCCTTGTCCAACGGGGCAACCTCGCTGATGTATGAAGGTGCGCCGCGTCCCTCGAATCCCGGCTGCTTCTGGGACGTGA from Leptolyngbya ohadii IS1 includes the following:
- the acs gene encoding acetate--CoA ligase; amino-acid sequence: MSESTIESILQENRLFPPPTAFAEQAQIKSLEEYEQLYDRAKADPEAFWAELAEQELDWFQKWDKVLDWQPPFAKWFVNGKINISYNCLDRHLTTSRRNKAALIWEGEPGDSRTFTYAQLHREVCQFANVLKQLGVKKGDVVGIYMPMIPEAAIAMLACARIGAPHTVVFGGFSADALRDRLNDGKAKLVVTADGGWRKDAIVPLKEQVDKALTKGAAPSVENVLVVQRTAQQIHMEPGRDHWWHDLRQGVSADCPAEPMDSEDMLFILYTSGSTGKPKGVVHTTGGYNLYAHMTTKWIFDLRETDVYWCTADVGWITGHSYIVYGPLSNGATSLMYEGAPRPSNPGCFWDVIEKYGVNIFYTAPTAIRAFIKAGEHLPKARDLSSLRLLGTVGEPINPEAWMWYYRVIGGERCPIVDTWWQTETGGIMITPLPGAIPAKPGSATRPFPGILAEILDLDGNPVPANEGGYLAVKHPWPGMMRTVYGDPDRFRRTYWEHIPPKDGNYVYFAGDGARQDEDGYFWVMGRVDDVINVAGHRLGTMEIESALVSHPAVAEAAVVGKPDELKGSEVVAFVTLEGSYSPSKELEAELKKHVGQEIGAIARPGEIRFSDALPKTRSGKIMRRLLRSLAAGEEVTGDTSTLEDRSVLDKLRQGV